The window aatttttaaaataggTCAATTTGGATGTTAGATCACTTAAAAGTTTCAATTACTTTCAATTAACTTTTGTCTggctcttttctttttctggtGAACTTGATATGTAAATTCCAACATTTTATCAAAGGAAAAACTTTGAAggttttttgaaaaaaagaagcaaataaGAGAAATGCTAGTAAAAAGTTCATTTTTTTGATGGTATAAAATTGTAgttatgaaaattatatataaactatATGGTTTTCACTTTGAGCTCTCATCTCATCCCTGACCTCAATAAAATGTTGTAGATAAATGTTTAACAAAAGTTTCTGAAAATTTCAACTTTTGAAAAAGGCAAATAGTTTGTAGCCAAGTTGTTGAATGTATTGCTAACGGTTAGTTATACTATTTATGGGGAGCTGCATTTTTAGACTTTACCCAGTTTAAGTATGTTTAAGCATGAAGCCagaaagtaggcaacaaatTTACCACTTGCCtacttacacatacatatttggATGGGAGGGGGAAGGGACGGGGCAACAAAGATTTAGTTTTTGAACTtttgaaacacacacacacgcacacacatatatagaaatatatatatatatatgtatatatagttaatTGTTACATTTACATTGatgaatttggtttttgttttttgttcatttaaagttattttttgttttgtttaagatATGCGGGGAGTTgagagttttttcttttgttgcattttgccTTTTGAGTTtccatttaaatatatttgtttttgggttttatttacatctttttatctttttttttatttattacttaGTTAATTAGTTGAGTAAGTCATTAGTATACTTTAGTGTagtgcatttaatttaaagtttctCATATTATTCAGTTTctccttttcttttgttcttcttcATTGCAATTATTatcgttttcttttcttttgtttttgttttttgttttgtcagaCACTATCACAAACAATCGCCTTTCATTCGCCTAGGATTGAGAgctatctatatatgtatttatatgtatatgtatgtatatgtatatatgtatgtatctatatgtATTCATAATATGTATTAGTGTTTAGGGATTTTGTTTGtctttagtttagtttttgttttatttttagtttagtcagttcttggttgttgttgttgttcttggttGTTGCTTAGACATCGGTGCCACAGCCCTCTTGATAGCCCTCGTCGGGCGAATTGCGACTGCTGCTGATTAGGGCTCGTTTCAGGGCCGTTACGGGGGGTAGAACGGGCACGCCCCCCTTCTGCCATACCCTTATCGTCTTGGCATTGATGGGTTGGCCATTGGGCAATATTGAGCAGGAACTGGTTGCTGGTGTTGGCGATGATCGAGAGCTGCCGCCACTGCCTCCGCCATCGTGTAGGCGTGGCAAGGTGCGACTACTGAAATGTGGACtaccactgccactgccagtGCTGGGTGAGtgactgttgctgttggtgctgGTATTGGTCAAAGTGGATGTCAATTGTTGCTGCAGCTGTTGAAGCGGATGCATTTGCAGCTGATGATTATGCTGATGCTCGGCCCCCGGCACCAGGGGAAGGCCATAGTCATTGGGATAGCCAGAGGAGCCAGCTGACAGATTTGTTGTGGCTGTTGAGGCAGTAGATGCACCACCTCCCACTCCTTGCTGTAGGGCCGCATTGCAATGAGCACGTGGAAATGTTTTACTAAAATAATCCGTGGCCCCAGAGCGTTCATGAAGATCATACAATTGATTTGTCGATGACTCTATAATGGGTGTCTTGTCGGTGTAACGTTTCATGAAGAGATCATCTGCTGAACTGGTTGCCCCTACCGCAACGGAAGCCTGATGCTCCCACAGACCCGATGGATAGAGTGAATCACAGCCATTGGCTCGACTGTATTCCCCACTGCCGCTTCCAATCTCTGTAGCTGGTATGGTTAGCTTGAGATCAGCAAAGGTGTCGTTGATTAAATCCGGATTATTGCCATTCCCGGTCGATGCAGTCGGTGAGATGAAACAAGAGGCCGTTGACAGGACACTTCCAGCATTGTCGTAGCCCTGCGTGGAGTAGGGTAAGTCGGTGAGACGTGGTGGCTTCTGTACAGGATTAGCCGAACGTTGTATTGTATCGCCAGTTAGGTGGGCTGTTCTATTGCCAGTATTGCTGCTCTTACGTTCCAAAGTGCCGCCACCCTGAACAAGGCCACCTTCTAGACAATTAGCCACCGCTCCATTGGCTATGACCACACTATGATTTATACTGCCGTTTCCTGTGACCGGTTGAGTCTTGTTCACAATGGAATTCTGATGATTAACCGAAGTGATGACCTCCATGTGATTGGGTGTCTTGCTGTCCACATAGGGTTGTCGTTTCACTCGCAGCAACAGGCACATGATCACCCCCAAGGCAAAGACAATGAGAGCCACGAGAGCTGCACTCAATCCCACAATCTGGCCACTGCCCAGAGATGCCATGCCAGCAGCACGCATGCTCACATGCAAGGTGAAATTGGCCTCGGCACTGCCAGCTCGGTTCTCGGCCACACAGTAAAACTCACTGGAGTCGGTCTCTTGGGCATTCGTGAGGACTAAACGTGAACGCTTCTCAAATTTTCCGCTACCCTCCAGTTGCTCAAACATATGGACTCGCTGGTAGGCACTAAATGCTGAATTATTACTCAACGGGCGGCCATTCCAATACCAGTTGATCTGGGCGGCGGGGACAGCTCGGGCGCGGCATGTAATCGATGCGTTCTCCCCCATGGATGTCTCCACATAATGCGAAATGGGCAACATTTCCGGACGACAGGCGAAATCATCCTCACTCAAATCGGCAAAACTGCGATCAATTATTCTTTCCGGCCCCCCAGAGCACAATGGGGCAACCGGATATGGAATATTCCTTTGCATTAGCCAAATTTTGGCATCCCTTAAACGGCAATCACAAAGCCAGGGATTATCATGCAATTCAATGCCATGCAAACGACTTAATGTCTCAATGGTTTTGGGCAACAGTTCACTCAACTTGTTGCCATTCAAACGCAACAAAGTCAATCCCTGCAATCCGCTGAAAGCCTGAGCCGACACCATTTGTATATCGCAGTGTGAGAGATCCAATTTATGCAGCGATGGCGTACTCCCGAATGCCTGGGCCTCGATTTTGTGTATATGATTCGAGGCCAAAGTAAGTTCCCTCAACGATGAGATATAACTCAATGCCAAACTGGGCACGGTGACGAGAAGATTATGTGATAAATCCAATTCCACTAGATTCGTTAGACCCTTGAATGTCTCTCGCTCGATTTCACCAATTTTGCAATTACGTAAATATAACTTTTGCAAATTCAATAGATTAGCTCGCACAAATTGCTCATTCGATAGGGTTTGCAATTTATTGCCCGACATATCCAATACCTGAGTGGAGGGATCAATATGTTCGGGTATCTGGATGAGATGACGTTCAATGCATTCAACAGTCTGTTTGCCGCCTTTCCATTTGCAGGCGCAAACCGTTTGGCATGTGGATAATTGCTGCAATGGATGGTCCACATCGGAATTTGAGTTGCCATAATGTGGAGCTGTGATATAACCATCATCGGTCATCGGTTGGCTATCGGCTATGGAGTAGACTTCATTCTGTTGCGATTTATGTGAcgatgacaatgatgatgaggaGGGGCCAtggccaccaccaccacctcctcctccacccGAATTGGCATAAAGATTTAGTTGATTATACCGATTGCCTAAGACACTTCTCGAGTGCAAATGAATTAGGCCCAGGATTACCCAACACAGTTTGATATGCATTTTCcttctatttatatatatagattccgtttgtttaagtctttttctgtttgttttgttttgtttgttaatagTTGTATTTATTATTAGATATGGACACTTCCTTGTGGTGTATTCAAGGGAAGGGGGTATGGATAGTGTTGTAGGGGGCGGGGGATTGGGGAAGTTTCAAGCGGAAAATTGATTAATTGCCGCCTGGGcttcggttttttttctttgcaaaGC is drawn from Drosophila willistoni isolate 14030-0811.24 chromosome 2R unlocalized genomic scaffold, UCI_dwil_1.1 Seg167, whole genome shotgun sequence and contains these coding sequences:
- the LOC6642307 gene encoding uncharacterized protein LOC6642307, translated to MHIKLCWVILGLIHLHSRSVLGNRYNQLNLYANSGGGGGGGGGHGPSSSSLSSSHKSQQNEVYSIADSQPMTDDGYITAPHYGNSNSDVDHPLQQLSTCQTVCACKWKGGKQTVECIERHLIQIPEHIDPSTQVLDMSGNKLQTLSNEQFVRANLLNLQKLYLRNCKIGEIERETFKGLTNLVELDLSHNLLVTVPSLALSYISSLRELTLASNHIHKIEAQAFGSTPSLHKLDLSHCDIQMVSAQAFSGLQGLTLLRLNGNKLSELLPKTIETLSRLHGIELHDNPWLCDCRLRDAKIWLMQRNIPYPVAPLCSGGPERIIDRSFADLSEDDFACRPEMLPISHYVETSMGENASITCRARAVPAAQINWYWNGRPLSNNSAFSAYQRVHMFEQLEGSGKFEKRSRLVLTNAQETDSSEFYCVAENRAGSAEANFTLHVSMRAAGMASLGSGQIVGLSAALVALIVFALGVIMCLLLRVKRQPYVDSKTPNHMEVITSVNHQNSIVNKTQPVTGNGSINHSVVIANGAVANCLEGGLVQGGGTLERKSSNTGNRTAHLTGDTIQRSANPVQKPPRLTDLPYSTQGYDNAGSVLSTASCFISPTASTGNGNNPDLINDTFADLKLTIPATEIGSGSGEYSRANGCDSLYPSGLWEHQASVAVGATSSADDLFMKRYTDKTPIIESSTNQLYDLHERSGATDYFSKTFPRAHCNAALQQGVGGGASTASTATTNLSAGSSGYPNDYGLPLVPGAEHQHNHQLQMHPLQQLQQQLTSTLTNTSTNSNSHSPSTGSGSGSPHFSSRTLPRLHDGGGSGGSSRSSPTPATSSCSILPNGQPINAKTIRVWQKGGVPVLPPVTALKRALISSSRNSPDEGYQEGCGTDV